Proteins from one Erysipelothrix larvae genomic window:
- the ulaG gene encoding L-ascorbate 6-phosphate lactonase, translating to MPKIKDITRESWILGAFPEWGTWLNEEIDETVVDKNTFAMWWIGCTGVWFKTENNTNIAIDLWFGNGKRTQKKKEMDPFHQMRNMTGGRMTQPNLRAAPIVFDPFAVTHVDAVLSTHYHNDHIDPFFAAAVLENISEEVPFIGPQESVNKWLGYGVPASRCVVVKPGDVIKVKDTEIHVVDSFDRTCLVTADEDIRGVLPDNMDEKAVNYVIKMPAGTVYHSGDSHYSVQFKKHGNDYPDIDVAFGSFGENPIGNQDKMTSIDLLRMAEALDCKVLIPLHYDVWTNFKADPKEIAMLYEAKKYALQYKFKPFIWDVGGKFVWPVDKDKREYHYRRGFEDAFTDEPNVPFKSIL from the coding sequence ATGCCAAAGATAAAAGATATAACTCGAGAATCATGGATTCTGGGTGCGTTTCCTGAATGGGGAACATGGCTCAACGAAGAAATCGATGAAACAGTAGTCGATAAGAATACGTTTGCGATGTGGTGGATTGGATGTACGGGTGTTTGGTTCAAAACAGAAAATAATACAAATATCGCAATCGACTTATGGTTTGGAAATGGAAAACGGACACAGAAGAAAAAAGAGATGGATCCATTCCATCAAATGCGAAACATGACGGGTGGTCGTATGACACAACCGAATCTACGTGCAGCACCAATCGTGTTTGATCCATTTGCAGTAACACATGTTGATGCAGTGCTATCAACACATTATCATAATGATCATATTGATCCGTTTTTCGCAGCAGCGGTACTTGAGAACATCAGTGAAGAAGTTCCATTTATTGGGCCTCAAGAAAGTGTGAATAAATGGCTTGGATATGGTGTTCCAGCGTCACGGTGTGTGGTCGTGAAACCAGGGGATGTCATTAAAGTTAAAGACACTGAAATTCATGTAGTGGATAGTTTTGATAGAACGTGTTTAGTCACAGCGGATGAAGACATACGCGGTGTTCTTCCAGATAATATGGATGAAAAAGCCGTAAACTATGTCATCAAAATGCCAGCAGGAACAGTCTATCATTCAGGGGATTCACATTACAGTGTTCAATTCAAAAAACATGGCAATGATTATCCAGATATTGATGTTGCGTTTGGTTCTTTTGGGGAAAACCCAATTGGAAACCAAGATAAAATGACATCAATTGACTTATTGAGAATGGCAGAAGCCTTGGATTGTAAAGTGCTCATTCCACTGCATTATGATGTGTGGACAAACTTTAAAGCAGATCCAAAAGAAATTGCAATGCTATATGAAGCAAAAAAATATGCGCTTCAATATAAATTCAAACCATTTATTTGGGATGTGGGTGGCAAATTTGTTTGGCCCGTTGATAAGGATAAACGAGAATATCATTATCGTCGTGGATTTGAAGATGCCTTCACAGATGAACCAAACGTACCCTTTAAGTCAATCTTATGA
- a CDS encoding PTS sugar transporter subunit IIA, with protein MISKFINDGLVAFYDSFDTWEEAVRASCNTLRNQGYINEQYENAIVDNIHEHGPYIVILPGIAMPHSTQGGEGVFKTGIAFMKVEKPVLFDDNGEIKDAQLFFTLAAEDADQHLQNITDLMELLMNEDVVEALKETKSLEDLKTIANTYNL; from the coding sequence ATGATTAGCAAGTTCATTAATGATGGGTTAGTAGCATTTTATGATTCTTTCGATACATGGGAAGAAGCGGTACGTGCCTCATGTAACACATTAAGGAATCAAGGATATATCAATGAACAATATGAGAACGCCATTGTGGATAATATTCACGAACACGGTCCTTATATTGTAATCTTACCAGGAATTGCAATGCCGCATTCTACACAAGGAGGAGAAGGTGTATTTAAAACTGGGATCGCATTTATGAAAGTTGAAAAACCGGTACTCTTTGATGATAATGGAGAAATTAAGGATGCACAATTGTTCTTTACACTGGCAGCTGAAGACGCAGATCAACACCTTCAAAACATTACAGATCTTATGGAACTACTCATGAATGAAGATGTTGTGGAAGCCTTGAAAGAAACAAAGTCATTGGAAGACTTAAAAACAATCGCGAATACATATAACTTATAA
- a CDS encoding PTS ascorbate transporter subunit IIC produces MEIFVRIWQYFMTNILTQPNFFIGFIVLIGYILLRKPWYESLAGFLKATVGYMILQVGSGGLVNNFRPILVGLKDRFNLNAMVIDPYFGQNAVDAGIEATFNQTFTNVMWLLLIAFVVNLLLVRLKKFTKMRAVFTTGNVQIQQAATAFWLILWAIPELTGTPMLVVMSILLGLYWAVGSNITVDICQELTEGAGFAIAHQQMFGVAIFAKLAEKTRTKTSKRLEDIELPGFLSIFQENMVSTSILMLFFFGIILLVLGKDYLVAAEFMKQADSFFFYILKTALNFAVYLAILQLGVRTFVGELTQSFQGISNTILPGAVPGIDVAATFGFGSPNAVTIGFMFGALGQFLAIGLLILLKSPTIVIAGFIPVFFDNAAIGVFANNRGGSKAAMIFPFTSGLLQVFGSALIATSVGLAQYGGYLGMFDWATVWPIFTYILHFLGYAGVAVVALILFAIPQLQYKADPEGYFLITEDYDKYAEMKAK; encoded by the coding sequence ATGGAAATCTTTGTAAGAATTTGGCAATATTTTATGACCAACATCTTAACACAACCGAACTTCTTTATCGGATTCATTGTGTTAATTGGTTACATTTTACTTCGTAAACCATGGTATGAATCGCTAGCGGGGTTCTTAAAAGCAACCGTGGGATACATGATCTTGCAAGTGGGGTCTGGGGGGTTAGTTAATAACTTTAGACCAATCTTGGTAGGTCTGAAAGATCGCTTCAATTTGAATGCGATGGTTATCGATCCATACTTTGGTCAAAATGCTGTGGATGCAGGGATTGAAGCAACGTTCAATCAAACGTTCACCAATGTCATGTGGTTATTGTTGATTGCGTTTGTGGTTAACTTGCTCTTAGTAAGACTTAAGAAATTCACTAAGATGCGTGCCGTGTTTACGACAGGGAACGTACAAATTCAACAAGCTGCAACTGCATTTTGGTTGATTCTATGGGCAATTCCTGAACTTACAGGAACACCAATGCTTGTTGTTATGTCAATTTTACTGGGGTTATATTGGGCCGTTGGATCAAATATTACAGTTGATATCTGTCAAGAACTAACGGAAGGAGCTGGCTTTGCGATTGCTCACCAACAAATGTTTGGGGTAGCAATCTTTGCGAAATTAGCTGAAAAAACACGTACGAAAACATCGAAACGTCTTGAAGACATTGAGTTACCAGGATTCTTATCAATCTTCCAAGAAAACATGGTATCGACTTCAATTCTGATGCTATTCTTCTTTGGAATCATTCTGTTGGTATTGGGTAAAGATTATTTAGTAGCTGCTGAATTTATGAAACAAGCAGACAGTTTCTTCTTCTATATCTTAAAGACAGCGCTTAACTTTGCCGTTTACCTTGCAATCTTACAACTGGGTGTTCGTACCTTCGTTGGTGAGCTTACTCAATCATTCCAAGGGATTTCAAATACAATCTTACCAGGTGCTGTACCAGGTATTGATGTTGCTGCAACCTTTGGCTTTGGTTCACCAAATGCTGTAACCATTGGCTTTATGTTTGGTGCTTTAGGACAATTCTTAGCAATTGGACTCCTCATTTTACTGAAATCACCAACGATTGTTATCGCAGGATTTATACCAGTATTCTTTGACAATGCTGCAATCGGTGTATTCGCAAACAACCGTGGTGGATCGAAAGCAGCAATGATTTTCCCATTCACCTCTGGATTACTCCAAGTGTTTGGTTCTGCACTCATTGCGACATCCGTAGGACTTGCGCAATATGGTGGTTACTTAGGTATGTTTGACTGGGCAACGGTATGGCCAATCTTTACATACATTCTACACTTCTTAGGCTATGCTGGTGTTGCAGTTGTAGCGTTGATTCTATTCGCAATCCCTCAGCTTCAATATAAAGCAGATCCGGAAGGATATTTCTTAATTACAGAAGATTATGATAAATACGCTGAAATGAAAGCTAAATAA
- a CDS encoding PTS sugar transporter subunit IIB: MKILVACANGSGTSLMLSMTVKKAMKTLGLKITNMHHTSISEGKSSATMYDVVFTSPTFVHLFKGAQEKGVHVIPIQNVMSEQEVIEGLKNAKLA; encoded by the coding sequence ATGAAAATACTTGTTGCATGTGCAAATGGATCCGGAACAAGTTTAATGCTTAGTATGACGGTTAAGAAGGCAATGAAAACGTTGGGGCTTAAAATAACAAATATGCACCATACATCAATATCTGAAGGAAAATCTTCAGCTACAATGTATGATGTTGTATTTACATCACCGACGTTCGTACACTTATTCAAAGGTGCACAAGAAAAAGGAGTACACGTAATTCCAATCCAAAACGTCATGTCTGAACAAGAAGTGATTGAAGGTTTAAAAAACGCAAAACTTGCGTAA
- a CDS encoding L-ribulose-5-phosphate 3-epimerase: MGKNRDYCISLYEKSMPNDKPLLEKYLLVREFGYDFLELSIDETDEKLERLYDQDLQEHILDTIVESKVNTRSICLSGHRRYPLGSNDPSIVERSLDIFYRTVDLAVFIGASIIQMAGYDVYYEDSDEATIQRFKTNLKKCLDYASKKGIICAFETMETPFMDTIEKAVSWCNTFQNPYLKVYPDLGNITNSNNLYQTSILRDIECGRGYIVAAHLKEAKEGVYRDLQFGEGIVDFEAGIQALWDQGVRLFGCEFWAQKNPDFCHAIRDNGIFIRRILDKIAGEKHED, from the coding sequence ATGGGCAAAAATAGAGACTATTGTATTTCATTGTATGAAAAGTCAATGCCTAATGATAAGCCTTTGCTTGAGAAGTACTTGCTCGTCAGAGAGTTTGGGTATGACTTTCTTGAATTATCCATTGATGAAACGGATGAAAAACTAGAACGCTTATATGACCAAGACTTACAAGAACATATCCTTGATACGATTGTGGAATCGAAAGTAAACACACGTTCAATTTGTTTAAGTGGTCATCGACGGTATCCTTTGGGATCAAATGATCCCTCAATTGTAGAGCGATCACTCGATATTTTCTACCGTACTGTTGATCTTGCAGTCTTTATTGGCGCATCAATCATACAAATGGCAGGCTATGACGTCTATTATGAAGACTCTGATGAAGCTACAATCCAACGATTTAAAACAAACTTAAAAAAATGCTTGGATTATGCTTCAAAGAAAGGGATTATCTGTGCTTTTGAAACCATGGAAACACCGTTTATGGATACCATTGAAAAGGCAGTTTCATGGTGTAATACATTTCAAAACCCATATTTAAAAGTGTATCCAGATTTAGGCAATATCACAAACTCCAATAATCTCTATCAAACATCAATACTCCGTGATATCGAATGTGGACGCGGTTATATTGTCGCAGCACACCTTAAAGAAGCGAAAGAAGGCGTGTATCGCGACTTGCAGTTTGGGGAAGGGATTGTGGATTTTGAAGCAGGAATTCAAGCACTCTGGGACCAAGGGGTTCGCTTATTTGGATGCGAATTTTGGGCTCAAAAAAATCCTGATTTCTGCCATGCAATCAGAGATAATGGCATATTTATACGAAGAATACTTGATAAAATAGCAGGAGAAAAGCATGAAGATTAA
- a CDS encoding RNA polymerase sigma factor, with amino-acid sequence MPFDKDREVVEMYKSVVYGIALVRVKGATDADDIFQEVFMAYFKRPRVFLNEGHRKGWLIKTTMICCQNYIKNKRSYETLDEEHISAPIKHETHQEVIDALFSLDETVRTVIYLYYFEDYKTKEIASLLGRKESTVRMQMKRGRASLKAILEESNDEEERY; translated from the coding sequence GTGCCATTCGATAAAGATCGAGAAGTTGTGGAAATGTATAAGAGCGTAGTATATGGAATTGCACTGGTTCGTGTAAAGGGTGCCACTGATGCGGATGATATTTTTCAAGAAGTATTCATGGCATATTTTAAGCGACCCCGCGTTTTTCTCAACGAAGGGCATCGCAAAGGATGGCTCATTAAGACAACGATGATATGTTGCCAGAACTATATCAAAAATAAAAGGTCTTATGAAACTTTGGATGAGGAACATATCAGTGCTCCAATCAAACATGAAACACATCAAGAAGTGATTGATGCACTTTTCTCACTGGATGAAACCGTACGAACGGTTATATATCTTTACTATTTCGAGGATTATAAAACAAAAGAAATTGCGTCGCTATTAGGACGAAAGGAATCAACGGTACGTATGCAGATGAAACGTGGACGCGCATCCCTAAAAGCCATCTTGGAGGAATCAAATGATGAAGAAGAGCGATATTAA